In one Aggregicoccus sp. 17bor-14 genomic region, the following are encoded:
- a CDS encoding DUF4388 domain-containing protein, producing MTSRFRIDASGQLVPAERQASPALGGRGDTYALMTGGSGDLLVFARSPAQGGSPPSPPRVVLSGDASGFPISDLIAFLSQMRWSGVIRVHAPGGERSVMLREGEVRGATSDDPAERLGELLIRLGYVERGQLEETLREHPPSKVGRALVEKGLLQAHDLFKCVTHQVSEIFHAIVLCREGAFFLVDQPVDDKAGHTIQLSTQSLLMDSIRKIDEMAHFRKRIPHGRLYVARKRGSDGKLEEDEDRVLALLDGQRTLLELGRLAQLGEFDVTKVVFRLLEGGFASLSERPLASAPAQGDAARAAAAPARAQPPRSSTPAAAAPAPGAQDALAVVRIFNFIFREIRDEVAKQAMDREFIAAANAALANQALSASPVLEGLGFAADGSLPEGRLVEAFERHRASLGSEPVASFKQALSDVMFFLLFQAGELLESRADEDLARRVKELLATLDAP from the coding sequence ATGACGTCGCGCTTTCGCATCGATGCCTCCGGCCAGCTGGTCCCGGCAGAGCGCCAGGCCAGCCCGGCGCTCGGAGGCCGGGGGGACACCTATGCCCTGATGACCGGGGGCAGCGGAGATCTCCTGGTCTTCGCGCGCTCGCCCGCGCAGGGCGGCAGCCCGCCCTCGCCTCCGCGCGTGGTGCTCTCGGGGGATGCCTCAGGCTTTCCCATCTCGGACCTCATCGCCTTCCTCAGCCAGATGCGCTGGAGCGGCGTCATCCGCGTGCACGCGCCCGGCGGCGAGCGCTCGGTGATGCTGCGCGAGGGCGAGGTGCGCGGCGCCACCAGTGACGATCCCGCCGAGCGGCTCGGCGAGCTGCTCATCCGCCTGGGCTACGTGGAGCGCGGCCAGCTGGAGGAGACCCTGCGCGAGCACCCCCCCAGCAAGGTGGGCCGCGCGCTGGTGGAGAAGGGGCTGCTGCAGGCGCACGACCTGTTCAAGTGCGTCACCCACCAGGTGAGCGAGATCTTCCACGCGATCGTGCTGTGCCGCGAGGGCGCGTTCTTCCTCGTGGACCAGCCGGTGGACGACAAGGCAGGCCACACCATCCAGCTCTCCACCCAGAGCCTGCTGATGGACAGCATCCGGAAGATCGACGAGATGGCGCACTTCCGGAAGCGCATCCCGCACGGGCGGCTCTACGTCGCGCGCAAGCGCGGGAGCGACGGCAAGCTCGAGGAGGACGAGGACCGCGTGCTCGCCCTGCTCGACGGGCAGCGCACCCTGCTGGAGCTGGGCCGGCTCGCGCAGCTGGGCGAGTTCGACGTGACCAAGGTGGTGTTCCGGCTCCTCGAGGGCGGCTTCGCCTCGCTCTCCGAGCGCCCCCTCGCCTCCGCCCCCGCACAGGGCGACGCCGCGCGCGCCGCCGCCGCCCCCGCGCGCGCCCAGCCGCCGCGCAGCTCGACGCCGGCCGCCGCGGCGCCCGCCCCGGGCGCCCAGGACGCGCTCGCGGTGGTGCGCATCTTCAACTTCATCTTCCGCGAGATCCGCGACGAGGTGGCCAAGCAGGCCATGGACCGCGAGTTCATCGCCGCGGCGAACGCGGCGCTCGCGAACCAGGCCCTCTCGGCTTCGCCGGTGCTCGAGGGCCTGGGCTTCGCCGCGGACGGGAGCCTCCCCGAGGGCCGGCTCGTGGAGGCCTTCGAGCGCCACCGCGCGAGCCTCGGCAGCGAGCCGGTGGCCTCCTTCAAGCAGGCCCTGAGCGACGTGATGTTCTTCCTCCTCTTCCAGGCCGGAGAGCTGCTCGAGAGCCGCGCGGACGAGGACCTCGCGCGCCGGGTGAAGGAGCTGCTCGCGACGTTGGATGCCCCATGA